One segment of Acidobacteriota bacterium DNA contains the following:
- a CDS encoding type II toxin-antitoxin system Phd/YefM family antitoxin — translation MKTLSVTEVARNFSAVLDALELDQEEVILVRNQRQVARLVPEAPQHDALSVLGDLYRTLDEDTADALTAAVATQRKSRRGRVSELRDPWAG, via the coding sequence ATGAAGACCCTCTCGGTGACGGAGGTGGCAAGGAACTTCAGCGCGGTACTCGACGCCCTGGAACTCGACCAGGAAGAAGTGATCCTCGTGCGCAATCAGCGCCAGGTTGCGCGCCTCGTTCCCGAGGCGCCGCAGCACGATGCCCTGAGCGTGCTGGGCGATCTGTATCGAACGCTGGACGAGGACACCGCCGACGCCCTGACTGCTGCCGTGGCGACGCAGCGCAAGAGCCGGCGCGGACGGGTCTCGGAACTGCGCGACCCATGGGCTGGCTGA
- a CDS encoding c-type cytochrome, which produces MARFVSLTAFAAITSILLIGLSFTGCAQDHAIVDATQAPAPQEASTDDAPSTPYDADALPDDAYGQLVRYGRDLAVRTFAHIGPEVSDPSMRYAGNNMACTSCHQGLGTKAFAMSWVGVSATFPQYRAREDAISTLDDRINGCLERSMAGKALPAGSREMKAFLAYMHFLSAGVPVGSRPDGLGLPKFTPPERRADPAAGQVVYQERCALCHGPEGAGLPAGPPGTASGYVFPPLWGPDSFNDGAGMARLLMASAFIKTNMPLGAQQGASVLTDNEAYDVAAFVLSHPRPSKSHLDRDFPARWNKPVDSAFPPYVDEAPADQHKYGPFQPLQEKMKALRDAR; this is translated from the coding sequence ATGGCCCGTTTCGTCTCTCTCACGGCGTTCGCCGCCATCACGTCCATCCTGCTGATCGGCCTCTCGTTCACCGGCTGCGCGCAGGATCACGCGATCGTCGACGCGACACAGGCACCCGCCCCACAGGAGGCGTCGACCGATGACGCACCCTCCACGCCCTACGACGCCGATGCCCTGCCAGACGATGCGTACGGACAACTCGTGCGCTACGGCAGAGACCTCGCGGTCCGGACGTTCGCGCATATCGGCCCTGAGGTGAGCGACCCCTCGATGCGGTATGCCGGCAACAACATGGCCTGCACGTCGTGTCACCAGGGACTGGGCACCAAGGCGTTCGCGATGTCGTGGGTAGGCGTGTCCGCGACATTTCCGCAATACCGTGCGCGCGAGGACGCGATCAGCACGCTCGACGATCGCATCAACGGGTGCCTGGAGCGGAGCATGGCGGGCAAGGCCCTGCCGGCCGGCAGTCGCGAGATGAAGGCCTTCCTCGCGTACATGCACTTCCTGTCGGCGGGCGTGCCTGTCGGCAGTCGCCCCGACGGACTGGGCCTGCCGAAGTTCACGCCGCCCGAGCGACGCGCGGATCCCGCTGCGGGCCAGGTGGTGTATCAGGAGCGCTGCGCGCTCTGTCACGGTCCCGAGGGTGCCGGCCTTCCGGCCGGGCCGCCCGGCACGGCGAGCGGCTACGTGTTCCCGCCGCTCTGGGGTCCCGACTCGTTCAACGACGGCGCCGGCATGGCACGACTGCTGATGGCGTCTGCCTTCATCAAGACCAACATGCCGCTCGGCGCGCAGCAGGGCGCTTCGGTGCTCACCGACAACGAAGCGTACGACGTGGCGGCCTTCGTCCTGAGCCATCCACGCCCGAGCAAGTCACATCTCGATCGCGACTTCCCCGCGCGCTGGAACAAGCCCGTCGACAGCGCGTTCCCGCCGTACGTGGACGAGGCGCCTGCCGACCAGCACAAGTACGGTCCGTTCCAGCCGCTGCAGGAGAAGATGAAGGCGCTTCGCGACGCGCGCTGA
- a CDS encoding ATP-grasp domain-containing protein: MTVVCLASYFKGNEFLRQLRQRGCRVVLVIKEKLRDEDWAHEAIDEVLTVHNGATADHFVEAVSEFARHNRVDRIVALEEYDVMHAATIREHLRIPGMGTTTARLFRDKLAMRVKAFGAGIRVPAFVHVLNYDEIRGYMESVPAPWVLKPRSDVSAVGIQKLHESELVWRAIDALDARPVVSERSTHYLLERFVPGDVFHVDSLVENGTVIFAGVNRYWRPPMEVAHSGGVFITNTVRRGSDEERTLLDMNRALLSALGFIRGATHAEFIRGHDGEFYFLEVAGRVGGAYIADSLEAATGVNVWREWANLEIGGGETPYALPPQRGDYGGVVLALARQEWPDTSRYTDPEVVLRPAKRHHAALVIGSHDYDRVQHLLGEYARRFEHDFLAVLPPMERPPV, translated from the coding sequence GTGACCGTCGTCTGTCTGGCCAGCTATTTCAAGGGCAACGAGTTCCTTCGCCAGTTGCGGCAGCGCGGGTGCCGCGTGGTGCTTGTCATCAAGGAGAAGCTGCGCGACGAGGACTGGGCGCACGAGGCGATCGACGAGGTGCTGACCGTCCACAATGGCGCGACGGCCGACCACTTCGTGGAGGCCGTCTCCGAGTTCGCCCGGCACAATCGCGTGGACCGCATCGTGGCGCTCGAGGAGTACGACGTGATGCACGCCGCGACGATCCGCGAGCACCTGCGCATTCCCGGCATGGGCACGACGACGGCGCGCCTGTTCCGCGACAAGCTGGCCATGCGCGTGAAGGCATTCGGTGCCGGCATCCGCGTGCCGGCGTTCGTCCACGTCCTGAACTACGACGAGATTCGCGGCTACATGGAATCGGTCCCCGCCCCGTGGGTCCTCAAGCCGCGGTCTGACGTGTCTGCCGTCGGCATCCAGAAGCTGCACGAATCCGAATTGGTGTGGCGTGCCATCGACGCGCTCGACGCACGGCCGGTGGTCAGTGAGCGCTCCACGCACTACCTGCTCGAGCGCTTCGTGCCTGGCGACGTGTTCCACGTCGACTCGCTCGTCGAGAACGGCACCGTCATCTTCGCCGGCGTGAACCGCTACTGGCGTCCGCCGATGGAGGTCGCGCACAGCGGCGGCGTGTTCATCACCAACACCGTGCGCCGAGGGTCCGACGAGGAGCGCACCCTCCTCGACATGAATCGCGCGCTGCTCTCCGCGCTCGGGTTCATCCGCGGCGCCACGCACGCCGAGTTCATCCGCGGACACGACGGCGAGTTCTACTTCCTGGAAGTGGCGGGCCGCGTGGGCGGCGCGTACATCGCCGACTCGCTGGAGGCCGCGACGGGCGTCAACGTGTGGCGCGAGTGGGCCAACCTCGAGATCGGGGGCGGCGAGACGCCATACGCGCTCCCCCCGCAGCGTGGGGACTACGGCGGCGTGGTGCTCGCGCTGGCGCGCCAGGAGTGGCCAGACACGAGCCGCTACACGGATCCCGAGGTCGTCCTCAGGCCCGCCAAACGCCATCACGCGGCCCTCGTCATCGGGTCGCACGACTACGACCGCGTGCAGCATCTGCTCGGCGAGTACGCACGGCGCTTCGAGCACGACTTCCTCGCCGTCCTGCCGCCGATGGAACGGCCGCCAGTCTGA
- the truA gene encoding tRNA pseudouridine(38-40) synthase TruA, protein MPRFRLLIEYNGTRYSGWQIQRNARTVQGDLLEAVHTVTGRRDKVELYGAGRTDAGVHALGQVAHLDVATSIPPATLLTRLNEALPSDINVLDVRVAHHRFHARHDAIARRYVYRVSRRRTAFEKPFVWWVRDRIAVDAMRRGAASFVGRLDFEAFSDDDASEKSTRVQVDAVDIVEEGHLILIRVTGSHFLWRMVRRMVGVLVRVGTGDLRESDIASLLRSDGSDVARLTAPASGLFLEEVIYRDGQ, encoded by the coding sequence GTGCCGCGTTTCAGGCTGCTCATCGAATACAACGGGACGCGCTACTCGGGGTGGCAGATCCAGCGCAATGCGCGGACGGTGCAGGGCGACCTGCTGGAAGCCGTCCACACGGTGACGGGTCGGCGCGACAAAGTGGAACTGTATGGCGCCGGGCGGACCGATGCCGGCGTGCACGCGCTCGGGCAGGTGGCGCATCTGGACGTGGCCACGTCGATCCCACCGGCCACGCTACTGACGCGGCTCAACGAGGCGCTCCCGTCGGACATCAACGTGCTCGACGTCAGGGTCGCGCACCACCGCTTCCATGCCAGGCACGACGCGATAGCGCGTCGTTACGTGTATCGCGTCAGCCGGCGCCGCACCGCGTTCGAGAAGCCGTTCGTGTGGTGGGTGCGCGATCGCATCGCCGTCGACGCGATGCGGCGCGGCGCGGCGAGCTTCGTCGGCCGGCTCGATTTCGAGGCGTTCTCCGACGATGATGCCAGCGAGAAGAGCACGCGCGTCCAGGTGGACGCGGTCGACATCGTCGAGGAGGGGCACCTGATCCTGATTCGCGTCACGGGATCCCACTTCCTGTGGCGCATGGTGCGCCGCATGGTCGGCGTCCTCGTCCGCGTGGGCACCGGCGACCTGCGCGAGTCCGACATCGCCAGCCTGCTCCGAAGCGACGGATCGGACGTCGCCAGGCTGACGGCCCCGGCATCAGGGCTGTTCCTCGAGGAGGTCATCTACAGGGACGGGCAATGA
- a CDS encoding enoyl-CoA hydratase/isomerase family protein, whose translation MVRVTRHEQWLEIVLDRPEKGNALTLPMLDAIGHAAEGVARDRDVRAVVLRGAGERFFCTGGDIEAWGNLSALDMGRAWILAGIDVFERLAALPQPVVAALNGHALGGGLELALAADLRLAVAGAKLGTPEVSLGMIPGWGGVGRLADVVGPARAAHLTLLATPITAAQALDWGLVTAVAPDHDALSRQCDAWIERLCANGPAAMALVKGLLSASRRDLRHHHAAAAAQASATGDCREGVRAFVEKRKPLFHNR comes from the coding sequence ATGGTTCGCGTCACGAGGCACGAGCAGTGGCTGGAGATCGTGCTCGACAGGCCGGAGAAGGGCAACGCGCTCACGTTGCCGATGCTCGACGCGATCGGACACGCGGCCGAGGGAGTCGCGCGCGATCGCGACGTGCGAGCGGTGGTGCTGCGCGGTGCGGGTGAGCGCTTCTTCTGCACGGGCGGCGACATCGAGGCGTGGGGAAACCTGTCGGCGCTCGACATGGGCCGTGCGTGGATCCTCGCTGGCATCGATGTCTTCGAGCGGTTGGCGGCCCTGCCGCAGCCTGTCGTCGCGGCGCTCAACGGGCACGCGCTCGGCGGCGGCCTCGAACTCGCGCTTGCCGCCGACCTTCGCCTTGCCGTCGCCGGCGCGAAACTCGGCACACCTGAAGTGAGCCTGGGCATGATTCCCGGATGGGGTGGAGTGGGGCGGCTCGCGGACGTCGTCGGGCCGGCACGCGCGGCGCACCTGACGCTCCTGGCTACGCCCATCACCGCCGCGCAGGCGCTCGACTGGGGGCTCGTCACGGCCGTCGCACCGGACCACGACGCGCTCTCGCGACAGTGCGATGCGTGGATCGAGCGTCTCTGCGCCAACGGACCTGCGGCGATGGCGCTCGTGAAGGGGCTGCTGTCCGCGTCGCGGCGGGATCTGCGACATCACCACGCGGCAGCGGCGGCACAGGCGTCGGCCACCGGCGACTGCCGTGAAGGTGTCCGCGCCTTCGTCGAGAAGCGTAAGCCCCTGTTTCACAATCGATAG
- a CDS encoding sugar phosphate isomerase/epimerase — MRELSDCRSALSLNTATLGHRRTLEDVIDICAARGFGAIAPWRRDIAGRRLADLRTRIADHGMTVSGLCRSTYFPASSEAERRAAIDDNARALDEAAELGAACFVLVVGGLPPGQRSLEDARRQVMDGVASLLDRARDVGVPLALEPLHPMTTADRSCLNTLAQALDWCTTLDSDRRGGLGVIVDAYHVWWDPDLDADLSRACRDGRVLGFHVSDWLRDTRDLVADRGMMGDGVIELRRMRGVLECAGYAGPVEAEILSAANWWTRPDEDVLDVCVERLLTVC, encoded by the coding sequence ATGCGCGAGTTGAGCGACTGTCGGTCGGCGCTCTCCCTCAACACGGCCACGCTCGGGCATCGCCGGACGCTCGAAGACGTCATCGACATCTGCGCCGCGCGGGGATTCGGGGCGATCGCGCCGTGGCGGCGCGACATCGCGGGCCGGCGACTGGCGGACCTCCGAACGCGAATCGCAGACCACGGGATGACGGTGAGCGGCCTGTGCCGCTCCACCTACTTCCCCGCGTCGTCGGAGGCGGAGAGACGGGCGGCCATCGACGACAACGCGCGCGCGCTCGACGAGGCGGCGGAGCTCGGTGCGGCGTGCTTCGTGCTGGTCGTCGGCGGCCTGCCTCCAGGCCAACGGAGTCTGGAAGACGCGCGCCGGCAGGTCATGGACGGCGTTGCGTCGCTGCTCGATCGCGCGCGCGACGTCGGCGTCCCACTGGCGCTCGAGCCGCTGCACCCGATGACGACAGCGGACCGATCGTGCCTGAACACGCTGGCGCAGGCGCTCGACTGGTGTACGACACTCGATTCCGATCGGCGCGGCGGCCTCGGCGTGATCGTCGACGCGTATCACGTGTGGTGGGATCCAGATCTCGACGCGGATCTCTCTCGCGCGTGCCGGGATGGCCGCGTTCTCGGATTCCACGTGTCGGACTGGTTGCGCGACACGCGCGATCTCGTGGCCGATCGCGGCATGATGGGCGACGGCGTGATCGAGCTGCGGCGCATGCGCGGCGTACTGGAATGCGCCGGCTATGCCGGCCCGGTGGAGGCGGAGATCCTTTCCGCGGCCAACTGGTGGACGCGTCCGGACGAGGACGTGCTCGACGTCTGCGTCGAACGCCTTCTCACCGTGTGTTAG
- a CDS encoding MFS transporter, with translation MLQPDSAAPLRQAGQRAVTLSVVVAALGYFVDIYDLLLFSIVRVPSLRSMGISGDELLRAGERLLNMQMSGMLLGGLLWGVLGDRRGRISVLFGSIFMYSAANIANAFVHSVEAYAWLRFLAGIGLAGELGAGITLVSEIMPKETRGYGTAVVAATGILGAVVAALVGDFFDWRISYIVGGVMGFALLALRIGVYESGMFEQVRKAGASRGNVLQLFNRWDRARKYIAVILIGVPIWYVIGILITFSPELGLALGMAEAPSAGRAVMFAYLGLAAGDIGSGFFSQYIGSRRRAVLVFQTITAAFVAVYFFLAPFSLNAFYALCVALGFGAGYWAVFVTVASEQFGTNIRATATTTVPNVVRGSVVLLTSSVGWLRPQVGVVYSALIVGVIALVISFVALSGLEETFGKDLDYVED, from the coding sequence ATGCTTCAGCCAGACTCCGCGGCACCGCTGCGGCAGGCCGGCCAGCGCGCCGTCACGCTGTCCGTGGTGGTGGCCGCGCTCGGCTACTTCGTCGACATCTACGACCTGCTCCTCTTCAGCATCGTCCGCGTGCCGAGCCTGCGCAGCATGGGCATCAGCGGCGACGAATTGCTGCGCGCGGGCGAGCGCCTGCTGAACATGCAGATGTCGGGCATGCTCCTCGGCGGCCTGCTGTGGGGTGTGCTCGGCGATCGACGCGGCCGGATCAGCGTGCTGTTCGGGTCGATCTTCATGTACTCGGCAGCCAACATCGCGAATGCGTTCGTCCACTCGGTGGAGGCCTACGCGTGGCTGCGGTTCCTGGCCGGCATCGGACTGGCAGGTGAGCTCGGCGCGGGCATCACGCTCGTGAGCGAGATCATGCCCAAGGAGACGCGCGGCTATGGGACCGCCGTTGTCGCGGCCACGGGCATTCTCGGGGCCGTAGTCGCCGCGCTCGTCGGCGACTTCTTCGACTGGCGCATCTCGTACATCGTCGGCGGCGTGATGGGATTCGCGCTGCTCGCGCTGCGCATCGGCGTGTACGAATCTGGGATGTTCGAGCAGGTGCGCAAGGCGGGCGCCAGTCGCGGCAACGTCCTGCAGTTGTTCAACCGGTGGGATCGCGCGCGCAAGTACATCGCCGTGATCCTGATCGGCGTGCCGATCTGGTACGTCATCGGGATCCTGATCACGTTCTCGCCAGAACTCGGACTCGCGCTCGGGATGGCAGAGGCGCCATCGGCGGGACGTGCGGTGATGTTCGCCTATCTGGGACTGGCGGCCGGCGACATCGGGAGCGGGTTCTTCAGCCAGTACATCGGCAGCCGTCGTCGTGCGGTGCTCGTGTTCCAGACGATCACGGCGGCGTTCGTGGCCGTGTACTTCTTCCTGGCGCCGTTCTCGCTGAACGCCTTCTACGCGCTCTGCGTCGCGCTCGGGTTCGGCGCCGGGTACTGGGCGGTGTTCGTCACGGTGGCGTCGGAACAGTTCGGCACGAACATTCGCGCCACAGCCACCACCACGGTGCCCAACGTGGTGCGCGGGTCCGTCGTGCTCCTGACCTCGTCTGTCGGCTGGCTGCGGCCACAGGTAGGGGTGGTGTACAGCGCGCTCATCGTGGGCGTGATTGCGCTGGTCATCAGCTTCGTCGCGCTGTCCGGGCTCGAAGAGACGTTCGGCAAGGACCTCGACTACGTCGAAGACTGA
- a CDS encoding PIN domain-containing protein has translation MGWLIDTSLWVAVERGTIGAADIHAITGHDPVYLSPVNVAEIRFGLDLMPSGPRKQKAAAALRRLLRKPQLRITLETASTFGTLAAAIRKSGKAPDVRINDLWLAAQAIQRDLGLLTTNRKDFADIPGLRMVVMPLPT, from the coding sequence ATGGGCTGGCTGATCGACACGAGTCTCTGGGTCGCCGTCGAGCGCGGCACCATCGGTGCGGCCGACATCCACGCGATCACCGGACACGACCCCGTCTACCTCTCGCCGGTCAACGTTGCCGAGATCCGTTTCGGTCTCGATCTCATGCCGTCGGGCCCACGGAAGCAGAAGGCCGCGGCGGCGCTTCGGCGATTGCTTCGCAAACCGCAGTTGCGGATCACCCTCGAAACCGCGTCCACGTTCGGCACACTGGCCGCCGCGATCAGGAAGTCGGGCAAGGCGCCCGACGTACGGATCAACGATCTCTGGCTCGCGGCGCAGGCGATCCAGCGGGATCTGGGTCTGTTGACGACCAACCGCAAGGACTTTGCCGACATCCCCGGGCTCCGGATGGTGGTCATGCCGCTCCCGACGTGA
- a CDS encoding acyl CoA:acetate/3-ketoacid CoA transferase: MAHTRFMTADEAAALIGDGETVAISGNGAGMISAEAILAALERRFLQTGHPRELTLVHSLGLGDREARGTNRLAHEGMLRKVIAAHFTWSPRMQALIRDEKIEAYCLPGGVIQHLLREIGAGRPGLFTHSGLGTFVDPRQDGGRCNARSRESLVDLLTIDGREVLHYKPFRVDVAIVRGTYADTRGNISPEGEAIDMDVHAMALAAHNGGGRVLAQVRQVLEPGALPARHVRIPGIMVDALVVDPEQEQFYDLAYDETVSGSRRAALRQDEAAVPAKLERRIVARRAAMELRPGASLNFGFGMPGGIFGVIAEQGLGPQLWMSVEQGTHNGAMLDEHLFGAARNADAIVPSIEQFDYYSGGGIDIAFLGMGEVDAHGNVNVSHLGGSLIGPGGFVEIAQNAKKVVFCGTFDAQGSRIAWADGRLSIVTPGRVRKFVERVERITFSGDYARRGGQEVLYVTERAVLRLDPGGVSLVEIAPGLDLDRDVLRHMGFRPDTSHVREMPAASFA, from the coding sequence ATGGCCCATACGCGCTTCATGACAGCTGACGAGGCTGCCGCCCTGATCGGCGATGGCGAGACAGTCGCCATCAGCGGTAACGGCGCCGGGATGATCTCCGCCGAAGCCATCCTGGCGGCACTCGAACGACGCTTCCTGCAAACCGGGCATCCGCGTGAGCTCACGCTCGTCCACTCGCTCGGACTGGGCGACCGCGAGGCTCGCGGCACCAATCGCCTCGCGCACGAGGGGATGCTGCGGAAGGTGATCGCCGCCCACTTCACGTGGTCGCCGCGCATGCAGGCGCTGATTCGCGACGAGAAGATCGAGGCGTACTGCCTGCCCGGCGGCGTCATCCAGCACCTGCTCCGGGAGATCGGTGCGGGACGGCCAGGCCTCTTCACGCACTCCGGGCTCGGCACGTTCGTCGATCCACGCCAGGATGGCGGGCGGTGCAACGCCCGCAGCCGTGAATCGCTCGTCGACCTGCTGACCATCGATGGACGCGAGGTGCTGCACTACAAGCCGTTCCGCGTCGACGTGGCGATCGTTCGCGGGACGTACGCCGACACGCGCGGCAATATCAGTCCCGAAGGCGAAGCCATCGACATGGACGTCCACGCGATGGCGCTTGCTGCGCACAACGGCGGCGGCCGGGTCCTCGCGCAGGTCAGGCAGGTGCTGGAGCCTGGCGCGCTTCCCGCCAGGCACGTCCGCATCCCCGGCATCATGGTCGACGCCCTTGTCGTCGATCCGGAGCAGGAGCAGTTCTACGATCTCGCGTACGACGAAACGGTGAGCGGTTCGCGGCGTGCGGCGCTGCGACAGGACGAGGCCGCGGTTCCAGCGAAGCTCGAACGGCGCATCGTGGCGCGGCGTGCGGCGATGGAACTGCGCCCGGGCGCGTCGCTCAACTTCGGGTTCGGGATGCCCGGCGGCATCTTCGGCGTGATCGCAGAGCAGGGGCTCGGCCCGCAACTGTGGATGAGCGTGGAGCAGGGGACGCACAACGGCGCCATGCTCGACGAGCACCTGTTCGGCGCCGCGCGCAACGCCGACGCGATCGTGCCGTCGATCGAGCAGTTCGACTACTACAGCGGCGGCGGCATCGACATCGCGTTCCTCGGCATGGGCGAGGTGGACGCACACGGTAACGTCAACGTGTCGCACCTCGGTGGCAGCCTGATCGGCCCCGGTGGGTTCGTCGAGATCGCGCAGAACGCGAAGAAGGTGGTGTTCTGCGGCACGTTCGATGCGCAGGGCTCACGCATCGCATGGGCCGACGGCCGCCTCTCGATCGTCACGCCGGGCAGGGTGCGCAAGTTCGTCGAGCGCGTCGAGCGCATCACGTTCAGCGGCGACTACGCGCGGCGCGGCGGCCAGGAGGTGCTGTACGTCACCGAACGCGCCGTGCTGCGCCTCGATCCCGGAGGCGTGTCCCTTGTGGAGATCGCGCCCGGCCTCGACCTCGATCGCGACGTCCTGCGCCACATGGGCTTCAGGCCCGATACCTCCCACGTCCGCGAGATGCCCGCCGCCTCGTTCGCGTGA
- a CDS encoding 3-ketoacyl-ACP reductase — MSVRPVAIVTGASRGIGRACALALGASGFNAVLADLPGTADGPLRETAHEVLARDVDVVTVVTDVARLDQHASLLDAATARWGRVDCLVNNAGVGVMQRGDVLDVTPESFDRCIAVNTRAVFFLTQRAARVMLAQPAMAGQHRSIITVTSSNAVAVSIARGEYCVSKSAASMVARVFAVRLADAGIGVYEVRPGVIETDMTLPVKDTYDRAIADGLVPARRWGTPDDVAATVRSMAEGRLVYTVGQSVAVDGGLTIPRF, encoded by the coding sequence GTGTCCGTGCGTCCCGTCGCCATCGTGACGGGAGCGTCGCGGGGCATCGGGCGCGCGTGCGCGCTCGCGCTCGGTGCGTCCGGCTTCAACGCCGTACTCGCGGACCTTCCGGGAACCGCCGACGGTCCCCTGCGCGAGACGGCGCATGAGGTGTTGGCACGCGATGTCGACGTCGTGACCGTGGTCACTGACGTCGCAAGACTCGACCAGCACGCGTCGCTGCTCGACGCTGCAACAGCGCGCTGGGGGCGCGTGGACTGCCTCGTGAACAACGCGGGCGTCGGCGTGATGCAGCGCGGCGACGTGCTCGATGTCACGCCCGAGAGTTTCGATCGCTGCATCGCCGTCAACACACGTGCGGTGTTCTTCCTCACGCAGCGCGCTGCGCGCGTGATGCTGGCGCAGCCCGCGATGGCGGGACAGCATCGCAGCATCATCACCGTCACCTCGAGCAACGCGGTTGCCGTATCGATCGCGCGGGGCGAGTATTGCGTCTCGAAGTCCGCGGCCAGCATGGTCGCCCGAGTGTTCGCCGTCAGACTCGCCGACGCCGGCATCGGCGTCTACGAGGTACGACCGGGCGTGATCGAAACGGACATGACGCTGCCGGTGAAGGACACCTACGACAGGGCGATCGCAGACGGTCTCGTCCCGGCACGGCGATGGGGTACCCCGGACGATGTGGCCGCCACCGTGCGATCGATGGCCGAGGGTCGATTGGTCTACACGGTCGGACAGTCCGTGGCCGTCGACGGCGGCCTCACGATTCCGAGATTCTGA